The Glycine soja cultivar W05 chromosome 8, ASM419377v2, whole genome shotgun sequence genome has a window encoding:
- the LOC114422086 gene encoding uncharacterized protein LOC114422086 isoform X5 has protein sequence MAPNFADLALARSEAMDTVPSSRQRSHSSGTLTRARSQLYHHRNRSGQLRFDPVPSLDEPCAELLGFRRTNCKKAKRDDGDLPRRLTKDLRARRVYSPPQSTNSGLIESAFPKGNAEAIGSPDLGLFFEARGFDRGNADLFEESGGDCSEKFDGLDGATTLPDAEICGGSNSKVNKDVGKLDAEVPVKDTPSTGNGSSLKSKSVGVLRPCFQGKLFKAPGSVNYRRLFPFQKDTVRDDSVDTPKLGFCQKDQEGRQGFQLPLSPQSEEESKQELKTDATADYGVKDATSDLPDDGLKQLSSHMNNLDCVEASTSQEFGVLNEECIQTTPPDADIYVNSEVNVKPMDFTRSTHENAGQGFCLKADKVPRQLLHRKLFKTPGSVSYKRLLPFLMDLTKDDSDRSKFDHQTHHQEDEAKRFQLPLSSESEEASIDEHKTNSSPMHGTVESNGLENYVLVNPSHGNQPKLTPSQDFPEFPMQLDAKEVVRGDLSAPSVNEHTENFAIASKDECLSASELNPCSVMVDGFHSAKNVAHNDGVKEVQNTISRQHDSDSPPKDQYMLYLKGDVSALTSVHRSSKEKGFTIAYDESKQFVNLKERESVSRFPPECQTLSQLDLNVLDAEENVTSLNHVQVSNDILGAPSENITSEKSDMAGHSGDKAGSVQNGIVLCSRMPSKGSDNKNASGIKNGSESKITSVLKRCPQFKLLKHAGSLNYKRLLPFILDTMKDDSCNSCPQQQSGLQACDLNNDSSSPKSQIPEFQSSHDSCKVIQLQDEQVVLNGLCKPESSTDPSISVHGIDLPITTLAPMINEVTTREATPDSSKSLSVFSEVKGNNSFLMSSNEKLPETHECSQSLSQLQVVEQLRVPAVGLKKGILKRNPRGCRGVCACLNCASFRLHAERAFEFSKNQLLDAEEVAHNLMKELSHLRNMLESSADSVNNNPVFGGSQVKEACRKACAAEELAKNRLSQMHDDLNIHCRITSLQPPTVTFAVHVEKEVIQPGG, from the exons ATGGCGCCAAATTTCGCAGATCTAGCATTAGCGCGCTCAGAGGCCATGGACACCGTCCCAAGTTCCCGTCAGCGGAGCCACTCCTCTGGTACACTCACTCGCGCCAGATCACAGCTCTATCATCATCGGAACCGCTCCGGTCAACTCCGCTTCGATCCCGTTCCCTCACTGGACGAACCCTGCGCGGAACTTCTTGGCTTTCGCCGAACCAATTGCAAGAAAGCGAAGCGCGACGACGGCGACCTTCCTCGCCGCCTGACCAAGGATCTTCGCGCCAGGCGAGTCTATTCGCCTCCGCAATCCACTAACTCCGGTTTGATCGAAAGCGCGTTTCCCAAGGGAAACGCCGAAGCAATCGGGAGTCCCGATTTGGGGCTTTTTTTCGAGGCTCGGGGTTTCGATAGGGGAAATGCTGATTTGTTTGAAGAGAGCGGTGGAGATTGTTCGGAGAAATTTGATGGTTTGGACGGAGCAACAACTCTACCTGATGCTGAGATTTGCGGTGGTTCAAATTCCAAGGTTAACAAAGATGTAGGGAAACTGGACGCAGAGGTTCCTGTCAAAGATACACCTTCCACTGGGAATGGTTCTTCTCTCAAGAGCAAATCTGTAGGG GTTCTCAGACCATGTTTCCAGGGGAAGTTGTTCAAGGCCCCGGGTTCAGTCAATTACAGAAGGTTGTTTCCATTTCAAAAGGATACCGTGAGAGATGATTCTG TAGATACACCAAAATTGGGATTTTGCCAGAAAGACCAGGAGGGTAGACAGGGATTCCAACTGCCTTTGTCACCTCAAAGTGAAGAAGAGTCTAAACAAGAACTTAAGACGGATGCCACTGCAGATTATGGTGTTAAAGATGCTACAAGTGATTTGCCCGATGATGGCTTGAAGCAATTGTCTAGCCACATGAATAATCTTGATTGTGTTGAGGCTAGTACCTCACAGGAGTTTGGTGttttgaatgaagaatgtatACAGACAACTCCTCCTGATGCTGATATATATGTTAATTCAGAGGTCAATGTCAAACCCATGGATTTTACCAGAAGCACTCATGAAAATGCGGGTCAAGGGTTTTGTCTGAAAGCTGACAAG GTGCCGAGACAACTTTTGCACAGGAAACTTTTTAAAACCCCAGGTTCTGTCAGCTATAAAAGGTTGCTTCCATTTCTAATGGATCTTACCAAAGATGACTCTG ATAGATCCAAATTTGATCATCAGACACATCATCAAGAAGATGAGGCAAAGAGGTTCCAACTTCCTTTGTCATCTGAAAGTGAAGAAGCTTCTATAGATGAGCATAAGACAAACAGCAGTCCCATGCATGGCACAGTTGAGTCTAATGGTTTGGAAAACTATGTATTAGTTAATCCTTCTCATGGCAACCAGCCAAAATTGACACCTTCCCAAGACTTTCCTGAATTTCCAATGCAATTGGACGCAAAAGAAGTGGTTCGCGGTGATTTATCTGCACCCTCTGTCAATGAACATACAGAGAACTTTGCAATTGCTTCTAAGGATGAATGCTTGAGTGCATCAGAGCTTAATCCATGTTCAGTAATGGTGGATGGTTTTCACTCTGCTAAGAATGTTGCGCATAATGATGGCGTCAAGGAAGTACAAAATACGATATCCAGACAACACGATAGTGACTCACCACCCAAAGATCAGTATATGCTTTATCTCAAAGGTGATGTCTCTGCGCTTACATCTGTGCATCgttcaagtaaagaaaaaggatTCACTATTGCTTATGATGAAAGCAAACAGTTTGTGAATCTGAAGGAGCGTGAATCTGTTAGCAGATTTCCCCCTGAATGTCAGACTCTAAGTCAATTGGATCTTAATGTGCTAGATGCTGAGGAGAATGTAACAAGTTTAAATCATGTCCAGGTTTCAAATGATATACTTGGAGCTCCATCTGAGAATATTACCTCAGAAAAATCTGACATGGCAGGGCATAGCGGTGACAAAGCAGGAAGTGTGCAGAATGGGATAGTTTTATGTTCAAGAATGCCTTCAAAAGGTAGTGATAACAAAAATGCTAGTGGAATAAAAAATGGCTCTGAATCCAAGATCACTTCG GTTCTTAAACGCTGTCCACAGTTTAAATTGTTGAAACATGCTGGATCTTTAAACTACAAGAGATTGCTTCCATTTATATTGGATACCATGAAAGATGATTCTT GCAATTCTTGTCCTCAGCAACAATCAGGGTTGCAGGCTTGTGATTTAAACAATGATAGTTCAAGCCCAAAATCTCAAATTCCTGAATTTCAGTCATCTCATGATTCatgcaaagtgattcaactgCAAGATGAACAGGTTGTATTAAATGGACTCTGCAAGCCAGAAAGCTCCACTGATCCATCAATTTCTGTTCATGGAATAGACTTACCAATCACAACCTTGGCACCTATGATTAATGAAGTTACCACCAGAGAGGCTACACCTGACTCGTCCAAGTCATTATCAGTTTTCTCTGAAGTAAAAGGAAACAATTCTTTCCTGATGTCTTCTAATGAGAAGCTACCTGAAACACACGAATGTTCTCAGAGCTTGTCTCAACTGCAAGTTGTAGAACAACTTAGAGTTCCCGCTGTTGGTTTGAAAAAaggaattttaaaaagaaatccaAGAGGATGCAGAGGGGTTTGTGCATGTTTGAACTGTGCTTCTTTTCGGCTTCATGCAGAAAGAGCATTTGAGTTTTCTAAAAATCAATTGTTAGATGCGGAAGAGGTTGCTCATAATCTTATGAAGGAACTATCTCATCTAAGAAATATGTTAGAAAGTTCTGCTGATAGTGTCAACAATAATCCCGTTTTTGGTGGAAGCCAG GTGAAAGAAGCTTGCAGGAAAGCATGTGCAGCTGAAGAACTTGCAAAGAACCGTCTTAGTCAGATGCACGATGATCTTAATATTCATTGCAGAATAACG AGCTTGCAGCCACCAACGGTTACGTTTGCGGTTCATGTTGAAAAAGAAGTCATTCAACCTGGCGGATAA
- the LOC114422086 gene encoding uncharacterized protein LOC114422086 isoform X3 has product MAPNFADLALARSEAMDTVPSSRQRSHSSGTLTRARSQLYHHRNRSGQLRFDPVPSLDEPCAELLGFRRTNCKKAKRDDGDLPRRLTKDLRARRVYSPPQSTNSGLIESAFPKGNAEAIGSPDLGLFFEARGFDRGNADLFEESGGDCSEKFDGLDGATTLPDAEICGGSNSKVNKDVGKLDAEVPVKDTPSTGNGSSLKSKSVLRPCFQGKLFKAPGSVNYRRLFPFQKDTVRDDSVDTPKLGFCQKDQEGRQGFQLPLSPQSEEESKQELKTDATADYGVKDATSDLPDDGLKQLSSHMNNLDCVEASTSQEFGVLNEECIQTTPPDADIYVNSEVNVKPMDFTRSTHENAGQGFCLKADKVKDSLKSKSVPRQLLHRKLFKTPGSVSYKRLLPFLMDLTKDDSDRSKFDHQTHHQEDEAKRFQLPLSSESEEASIDEHKTNSSPMHGTVESNGLENYVLVNPSHGNQPKLTPSQDFPEFPMQLDAKEVVRGDLSAPSVNEHTENFAIASKDECLSASELNPCSVMVDGFHSAKNVAHNDGVKEVQNTISRQHDSDSPPKDQYMLYLKGDVSALTSVHRSSKEKGFTIAYDESKQFVNLKERESVSRFPPECQTLSQLDLNVLDAEENVTSLNHVQVSNDILGAPSENITSEKSDMAGHSGDKAGSVQNGIVLCSRMPSKGSDNKNASGIKNGSESKITSVLKRCPQFKLLKHAGSLNYKRLLPFILDTMKDDSCNSCPQQQSGLQACDLNNDSSSPKSQIPEFQSSHDSCKVIQLQDEQVVLNGLCKPESSTDPSISVHGIDLPITTLAPMINEVTTREATPDSSKSLSVFSEVKGNNSFLMSSNEKLPETHECSQSLSQLQVVEQLRVPAVGLKKGILKRNPRGCRGVCACLNCASFRLHAERAFEFSKNQLLDAEEVAHNLMKELSHLRNMLESSADSVNNNPVFGGSQVKEACRKACAAEELAKNRLSQMHDDLNIHCRITSLQPPTVTFAVHVEKEVIQPGG; this is encoded by the exons ATGGCGCCAAATTTCGCAGATCTAGCATTAGCGCGCTCAGAGGCCATGGACACCGTCCCAAGTTCCCGTCAGCGGAGCCACTCCTCTGGTACACTCACTCGCGCCAGATCACAGCTCTATCATCATCGGAACCGCTCCGGTCAACTCCGCTTCGATCCCGTTCCCTCACTGGACGAACCCTGCGCGGAACTTCTTGGCTTTCGCCGAACCAATTGCAAGAAAGCGAAGCGCGACGACGGCGACCTTCCTCGCCGCCTGACCAAGGATCTTCGCGCCAGGCGAGTCTATTCGCCTCCGCAATCCACTAACTCCGGTTTGATCGAAAGCGCGTTTCCCAAGGGAAACGCCGAAGCAATCGGGAGTCCCGATTTGGGGCTTTTTTTCGAGGCTCGGGGTTTCGATAGGGGAAATGCTGATTTGTTTGAAGAGAGCGGTGGAGATTGTTCGGAGAAATTTGATGGTTTGGACGGAGCAACAACTCTACCTGATGCTGAGATTTGCGGTGGTTCAAATTCCAAGGTTAACAAAGATGTAGGGAAACTGGACGCAGAGGTTCCTGTCAAAGATACACCTTCCACTGGGAATGGTTCTTCTCTCAAGAGCAAATCT GTTCTCAGACCATGTTTCCAGGGGAAGTTGTTCAAGGCCCCGGGTTCAGTCAATTACAGAAGGTTGTTTCCATTTCAAAAGGATACCGTGAGAGATGATTCTG TAGATACACCAAAATTGGGATTTTGCCAGAAAGACCAGGAGGGTAGACAGGGATTCCAACTGCCTTTGTCACCTCAAAGTGAAGAAGAGTCTAAACAAGAACTTAAGACGGATGCCACTGCAGATTATGGTGTTAAAGATGCTACAAGTGATTTGCCCGATGATGGCTTGAAGCAATTGTCTAGCCACATGAATAATCTTGATTGTGTTGAGGCTAGTACCTCACAGGAGTTTGGTGttttgaatgaagaatgtatACAGACAACTCCTCCTGATGCTGATATATATGTTAATTCAGAGGTCAATGTCAAACCCATGGATTTTACCAGAAGCACTCATGAAAATGCGGGTCAAGGGTTTTGTCTGAAAGCTGACAAGGTGAAAGATTCTCTTAAGAGTAAATCC GTGCCGAGACAACTTTTGCACAGGAAACTTTTTAAAACCCCAGGTTCTGTCAGCTATAAAAGGTTGCTTCCATTTCTAATGGATCTTACCAAAGATGACTCTG ATAGATCCAAATTTGATCATCAGACACATCATCAAGAAGATGAGGCAAAGAGGTTCCAACTTCCTTTGTCATCTGAAAGTGAAGAAGCTTCTATAGATGAGCATAAGACAAACAGCAGTCCCATGCATGGCACAGTTGAGTCTAATGGTTTGGAAAACTATGTATTAGTTAATCCTTCTCATGGCAACCAGCCAAAATTGACACCTTCCCAAGACTTTCCTGAATTTCCAATGCAATTGGACGCAAAAGAAGTGGTTCGCGGTGATTTATCTGCACCCTCTGTCAATGAACATACAGAGAACTTTGCAATTGCTTCTAAGGATGAATGCTTGAGTGCATCAGAGCTTAATCCATGTTCAGTAATGGTGGATGGTTTTCACTCTGCTAAGAATGTTGCGCATAATGATGGCGTCAAGGAAGTACAAAATACGATATCCAGACAACACGATAGTGACTCACCACCCAAAGATCAGTATATGCTTTATCTCAAAGGTGATGTCTCTGCGCTTACATCTGTGCATCgttcaagtaaagaaaaaggatTCACTATTGCTTATGATGAAAGCAAACAGTTTGTGAATCTGAAGGAGCGTGAATCTGTTAGCAGATTTCCCCCTGAATGTCAGACTCTAAGTCAATTGGATCTTAATGTGCTAGATGCTGAGGAGAATGTAACAAGTTTAAATCATGTCCAGGTTTCAAATGATATACTTGGAGCTCCATCTGAGAATATTACCTCAGAAAAATCTGACATGGCAGGGCATAGCGGTGACAAAGCAGGAAGTGTGCAGAATGGGATAGTTTTATGTTCAAGAATGCCTTCAAAAGGTAGTGATAACAAAAATGCTAGTGGAATAAAAAATGGCTCTGAATCCAAGATCACTTCG GTTCTTAAACGCTGTCCACAGTTTAAATTGTTGAAACATGCTGGATCTTTAAACTACAAGAGATTGCTTCCATTTATATTGGATACCATGAAAGATGATTCTT GCAATTCTTGTCCTCAGCAACAATCAGGGTTGCAGGCTTGTGATTTAAACAATGATAGTTCAAGCCCAAAATCTCAAATTCCTGAATTTCAGTCATCTCATGATTCatgcaaagtgattcaactgCAAGATGAACAGGTTGTATTAAATGGACTCTGCAAGCCAGAAAGCTCCACTGATCCATCAATTTCTGTTCATGGAATAGACTTACCAATCACAACCTTGGCACCTATGATTAATGAAGTTACCACCAGAGAGGCTACACCTGACTCGTCCAAGTCATTATCAGTTTTCTCTGAAGTAAAAGGAAACAATTCTTTCCTGATGTCTTCTAATGAGAAGCTACCTGAAACACACGAATGTTCTCAGAGCTTGTCTCAACTGCAAGTTGTAGAACAACTTAGAGTTCCCGCTGTTGGTTTGAAAAAaggaattttaaaaagaaatccaAGAGGATGCAGAGGGGTTTGTGCATGTTTGAACTGTGCTTCTTTTCGGCTTCATGCAGAAAGAGCATTTGAGTTTTCTAAAAATCAATTGTTAGATGCGGAAGAGGTTGCTCATAATCTTATGAAGGAACTATCTCATCTAAGAAATATGTTAGAAAGTTCTGCTGATAGTGTCAACAATAATCCCGTTTTTGGTGGAAGCCAG GTGAAAGAAGCTTGCAGGAAAGCATGTGCAGCTGAAGAACTTGCAAAGAACCGTCTTAGTCAGATGCACGATGATCTTAATATTCATTGCAGAATAACG AGCTTGCAGCCACCAACGGTTACGTTTGCGGTTCATGTTGAAAAAGAAGTCATTCAACCTGGCGGATAA
- the LOC114422086 gene encoding uncharacterized protein LOC114422086 isoform X1 has protein sequence MAPNFADLALARSEAMDTVPSSRQRSHSSGTLTRARSQLYHHRNRSGQLRFDPVPSLDEPCAELLGFRRTNCKKAKRDDGDLPRRLTKDLRARRVYSPPQSTNSGLIESAFPKGNAEAIGSPDLGLFFEARGFDRGNADLFEESGGDCSEKFDGLDGATTLPDAEICGGSNSKVNKDVGKLDAEVPVKDTPSTGNGSSLKSKSVGVLRPCFQGKLFKAPGSVNYRRLFPFQKDTVRDDSVDTPKLGFCQKDQEGRQGFQLPLSPQSEEESKQELKTDATADYGVKDATSDLPDDGLKQLSSHMNNLDCVEASTSQEFGVLNEECIQTTPPDADIYVNSEVNVKPMDFTRSTHENAGQGFCLKADKVKDSLKSKSVPRQLLHRKLFKTPGSVSYKRLLPFLMDLTKDDSDRSKFDHQTHHQEDEAKRFQLPLSSESEEASIDEHKTNSSPMHGTVESNGLENYVLVNPSHGNQPKLTPSQDFPEFPMQLDAKEVVRGDLSAPSVNEHTENFAIASKDECLSASELNPCSVMVDGFHSAKNVAHNDGVKEVQNTISRQHDSDSPPKDQYMLYLKGDVSALTSVHRSSKEKGFTIAYDESKQFVNLKERESVSRFPPECQTLSQLDLNVLDAEENVTSLNHVQVSNDILGAPSENITSEKSDMAGHSGDKAGSVQNGIVLCSRMPSKGSDNKNASGIKNGSESKITSVLKRCPQFKLLKHAGSLNYKRLLPFILDTMKDDSCNSCPQQQSGLQACDLNNDSSSPKSQIPEFQSSHDSCKVIQLQDEQVVLNGLCKPESSTDPSISVHGIDLPITTLAPMINEVTTREATPDSSKSLSVFSEVKGNNSFLMSSNEKLPETHECSQSLSQLQVVEQLRVPAVGLKKGILKRNPRGCRGVCACLNCASFRLHAERAFEFSKNQLLDAEEVAHNLMKELSHLRNMLESSADSVNNNPVFGGSQVKEACRKACAAEELAKNRLSQMHDDLNIHCRITSLQPPTVTFAVHVEKEVIQPGG, from the exons ATGGCGCCAAATTTCGCAGATCTAGCATTAGCGCGCTCAGAGGCCATGGACACCGTCCCAAGTTCCCGTCAGCGGAGCCACTCCTCTGGTACACTCACTCGCGCCAGATCACAGCTCTATCATCATCGGAACCGCTCCGGTCAACTCCGCTTCGATCCCGTTCCCTCACTGGACGAACCCTGCGCGGAACTTCTTGGCTTTCGCCGAACCAATTGCAAGAAAGCGAAGCGCGACGACGGCGACCTTCCTCGCCGCCTGACCAAGGATCTTCGCGCCAGGCGAGTCTATTCGCCTCCGCAATCCACTAACTCCGGTTTGATCGAAAGCGCGTTTCCCAAGGGAAACGCCGAAGCAATCGGGAGTCCCGATTTGGGGCTTTTTTTCGAGGCTCGGGGTTTCGATAGGGGAAATGCTGATTTGTTTGAAGAGAGCGGTGGAGATTGTTCGGAGAAATTTGATGGTTTGGACGGAGCAACAACTCTACCTGATGCTGAGATTTGCGGTGGTTCAAATTCCAAGGTTAACAAAGATGTAGGGAAACTGGACGCAGAGGTTCCTGTCAAAGATACACCTTCCACTGGGAATGGTTCTTCTCTCAAGAGCAAATCTGTAGGG GTTCTCAGACCATGTTTCCAGGGGAAGTTGTTCAAGGCCCCGGGTTCAGTCAATTACAGAAGGTTGTTTCCATTTCAAAAGGATACCGTGAGAGATGATTCTG TAGATACACCAAAATTGGGATTTTGCCAGAAAGACCAGGAGGGTAGACAGGGATTCCAACTGCCTTTGTCACCTCAAAGTGAAGAAGAGTCTAAACAAGAACTTAAGACGGATGCCACTGCAGATTATGGTGTTAAAGATGCTACAAGTGATTTGCCCGATGATGGCTTGAAGCAATTGTCTAGCCACATGAATAATCTTGATTGTGTTGAGGCTAGTACCTCACAGGAGTTTGGTGttttgaatgaagaatgtatACAGACAACTCCTCCTGATGCTGATATATATGTTAATTCAGAGGTCAATGTCAAACCCATGGATTTTACCAGAAGCACTCATGAAAATGCGGGTCAAGGGTTTTGTCTGAAAGCTGACAAGGTGAAAGATTCTCTTAAGAGTAAATCC GTGCCGAGACAACTTTTGCACAGGAAACTTTTTAAAACCCCAGGTTCTGTCAGCTATAAAAGGTTGCTTCCATTTCTAATGGATCTTACCAAAGATGACTCTG ATAGATCCAAATTTGATCATCAGACACATCATCAAGAAGATGAGGCAAAGAGGTTCCAACTTCCTTTGTCATCTGAAAGTGAAGAAGCTTCTATAGATGAGCATAAGACAAACAGCAGTCCCATGCATGGCACAGTTGAGTCTAATGGTTTGGAAAACTATGTATTAGTTAATCCTTCTCATGGCAACCAGCCAAAATTGACACCTTCCCAAGACTTTCCTGAATTTCCAATGCAATTGGACGCAAAAGAAGTGGTTCGCGGTGATTTATCTGCACCCTCTGTCAATGAACATACAGAGAACTTTGCAATTGCTTCTAAGGATGAATGCTTGAGTGCATCAGAGCTTAATCCATGTTCAGTAATGGTGGATGGTTTTCACTCTGCTAAGAATGTTGCGCATAATGATGGCGTCAAGGAAGTACAAAATACGATATCCAGACAACACGATAGTGACTCACCACCCAAAGATCAGTATATGCTTTATCTCAAAGGTGATGTCTCTGCGCTTACATCTGTGCATCgttcaagtaaagaaaaaggatTCACTATTGCTTATGATGAAAGCAAACAGTTTGTGAATCTGAAGGAGCGTGAATCTGTTAGCAGATTTCCCCCTGAATGTCAGACTCTAAGTCAATTGGATCTTAATGTGCTAGATGCTGAGGAGAATGTAACAAGTTTAAATCATGTCCAGGTTTCAAATGATATACTTGGAGCTCCATCTGAGAATATTACCTCAGAAAAATCTGACATGGCAGGGCATAGCGGTGACAAAGCAGGAAGTGTGCAGAATGGGATAGTTTTATGTTCAAGAATGCCTTCAAAAGGTAGTGATAACAAAAATGCTAGTGGAATAAAAAATGGCTCTGAATCCAAGATCACTTCG GTTCTTAAACGCTGTCCACAGTTTAAATTGTTGAAACATGCTGGATCTTTAAACTACAAGAGATTGCTTCCATTTATATTGGATACCATGAAAGATGATTCTT GCAATTCTTGTCCTCAGCAACAATCAGGGTTGCAGGCTTGTGATTTAAACAATGATAGTTCAAGCCCAAAATCTCAAATTCCTGAATTTCAGTCATCTCATGATTCatgcaaagtgattcaactgCAAGATGAACAGGTTGTATTAAATGGACTCTGCAAGCCAGAAAGCTCCACTGATCCATCAATTTCTGTTCATGGAATAGACTTACCAATCACAACCTTGGCACCTATGATTAATGAAGTTACCACCAGAGAGGCTACACCTGACTCGTCCAAGTCATTATCAGTTTTCTCTGAAGTAAAAGGAAACAATTCTTTCCTGATGTCTTCTAATGAGAAGCTACCTGAAACACACGAATGTTCTCAGAGCTTGTCTCAACTGCAAGTTGTAGAACAACTTAGAGTTCCCGCTGTTGGTTTGAAAAAaggaattttaaaaagaaatccaAGAGGATGCAGAGGGGTTTGTGCATGTTTGAACTGTGCTTCTTTTCGGCTTCATGCAGAAAGAGCATTTGAGTTTTCTAAAAATCAATTGTTAGATGCGGAAGAGGTTGCTCATAATCTTATGAAGGAACTATCTCATCTAAGAAATATGTTAGAAAGTTCTGCTGATAGTGTCAACAATAATCCCGTTTTTGGTGGAAGCCAG GTGAAAGAAGCTTGCAGGAAAGCATGTGCAGCTGAAGAACTTGCAAAGAACCGTCTTAGTCAGATGCACGATGATCTTAATATTCATTGCAGAATAACG AGCTTGCAGCCACCAACGGTTACGTTTGCGGTTCATGTTGAAAAAGAAGTCATTCAACCTGGCGGATAA